A genomic window from Solanum stenotomum isolate F172 chromosome 10, ASM1918654v1, whole genome shotgun sequence includes:
- the LOC125842960 gene encoding uncharacterized protein LOC125842960 — protein sequence MQLMNKATPEQLKQMLNVLNMNTTNQPHMSAHMAGKVQLPTSDSAFISHIGSVQLNEGKDLSSGKVKGIGDIEDVLYVLRMQGMQQRNVNTIRTIFVVGKTIDPALWHMRLGHIPMGVLRRIKAFNNCSSLTLKQCSICPQARQTRVPFPISNSKADANFDLVHMDVWGPYKMPTHNGKRYFLTLVDDNSRWTWVFLIALKSDVIVALKQFLSMIKTQFGRIVKVFRSDNGGEFFNTNCSELFTSNGILHQSSCPHTPQQNGIVERKHRHILETARAIKIQSNLLAHNIDYERGMHFLNLGGTKMPNHVESEILISSDHGEDEIPSIVVTGLSDGEPGPIEVTPPPPLCTLEEEHVEEEHVPDAQDHIGLRKSHRTARPPIWQTDYVLPGKATRNCLYSIGDVVDYASISVPYKSFLTKILQEQEPKTYHEAVQDNKRIEAIQSEIQALEENNT from the exons ATGCAGTTGATGAATAAGGCCACACCAGAACAATTGAAGCAGATGCTAAATGTACTAAACATGAACACCACAAACCAACCACATATGAGTGCTCACATGGCAG GAAAAGTACAACTACCAACAAGTGATTCAGCTTTTATTTCTCATATTGGAAGTGTTCAGTTGAATGAAGGTAAA GACCTCTCATCTGGGAAGGTGAAGGGGATTGGTGATATAGAGGATGTTCTTTATGTACTAAGAATGCAAGGGATGCAACAAAGAAATGTGAATACAATCAGGACAATATTTGTTGTTGGGAAAACCATTGATCCTGCCCTTTGGCATATGAGATTGGGACACATTCCTATGGGAGTACTTAGAAGAATAAAGGCTTTCAATAATTGTAGTAGTCTTACTTTGAAACAGTGTAGTATTTGTCCACAGGCTAGACAAACTAGAGTTCCTTTTCCCATTAGCAATAGTAAAGCAGATGCTAATTTTGATTTGGTTCACATGGATGTTTGGGGCCCTTACAAGATGCCTACTCACAATGGGAAGAGGTATTTCCTCACTTTAGTTGATGATAATTCTAGGTGGACATGGGTTTTCTTAATTGCTTTAAAGTCTGATGTGATTGTAGCTCTTAAACAATTCTTATCAATGATAAAAACACAGTTTGGCAGAATTGTGAAGGTGTTTAGATCTGATAATGGAGGTGAATTCTTTAATACAAATTGTAGTGAATTGTTTACATCAAATGGGATATTGCACCAAAGTTCTTGTCCTcatacaccacaacaaaatggtatTGTGGAAAGGAAGCACAGGCATATTTTGGAGACAGCTAGAGCAATCAAAATACAAAGTAATCTTCTTG CACATAATATTGATTATGAAAGAGGCATGCATTTTCTTAATCTTGGTGGGACTAAAATGCCTAATCATGTTGAAAGTGAGATATTGATTTCCTCTGATCATGGTGAAGATGAAATACCAAGCATTGTTGTTACTGGGCTTTCTGATGGTGAACCAGGTCCAATTGAGGTAACCCCACCTCCACCTTTATGCACACTAGAAGAGGAACATGTTGAGGAGGAACATGTCCCAGATGCACAGGACCATATTGGTTTAAGGAAGTCACATAGGACTGCCAGGCCTCCTATTTGGCAAACAGATTATGTCTTACCTGGGAAAGCAACTAGAAATTGTTTATACTCCATAGGTGATGTTGTGGACTATGCTAGCATCTCAGTCCCTTATAAGAGTTTTTTGACAAAAATCTTACAAGAGCAAGAGCCTAAAACATATCATGAAGCAGTACAAGACAACAAAAGGATTGAAGCTATTCAAAGTGAAATCCAGGCACTAGAAGAaaataacacatga